The proteins below are encoded in one region of Ciconia boyciana chromosome 31, ASM3463844v1, whole genome shotgun sequence:
- the CLPP gene encoding ATP-dependent Clp protease proteolytic subunit, mitochondrial — MGPGVARALRLAWGAAARRSLHGTAPARAPPLIPIVVEQTGRGERAYDIYSRLLRERIVCVMGPIDDSLASLVIAQLLFLQSESNKKPIHMYINSPGGAVTSGLAIYDTMQYVLNPVCTWCVGQAASMGSLLLAAGAPGQRHALPNARIMVHQPRGGARGQATDIAIQAEEILQLKRQINALYAKHTGQPLAVIEAAMERDRYLSPVEAQEFGLLDRVLVHPPPRRGRAPPGAEGPLPHPLCAPHRPPAP, encoded by the exons ATGGGGCCTGGGGTGGCg CGCGCCCTGCGCCTGGCCTGGggggcggccgcccgccgcagccTCCACGGGAcggcgcccgcccgcgcccccccccTCATCCCCATCGTGGTGGAGCAGACG GGCCGGGGCGAGCGAGCCTACGACATCTACTCCCGCCTGCTGCGCGAGCGCATCGTCTGCGTCATGGGGCCG ATCGACGACAGCCTGGCCAGCCTGGTGATCGCGCAGCTCCTCTTCCTGCAGTCGGAGAGCAACAAGAAGCCCATCCACATGTACATCAACAGCCCGG GCGGGGCGGTGACGTCGGGGCTGGCCATCTATGACACGATGCAGTACGTCCTCAACCCCGTCTGCACGTGGTGCGTGGGGCAGGCGGCCAGCAtgggctccctgctgctggccgCCGGGGCCCCGGGCCAGCGCCACGCCCTGCCCAACGCCCGCATCATGGTGcaccagccccgggggggggcgcgg ggCCAGGCCACCGACATCGCCATCCAGGCGGAGGAGATCCTGCAGCTCAAGCGCCAGATCAACGCCCTCTACGCCAAACACACCGGGCAGCCCCTCGCCGTCATCG AGGCGGCGATGGAGCGGGACCGCTACCTCAGCCCCGTGGAGGCGCAGGAATTCGGGCTCCTCGACCGGGTGCTGGTGCACCCCCCCCCGCGGCGAGGACGAGCCCCGCCTGGTGCAGAAggacccctcccccaccccctctgcgccccccaccgccccccggCACCCTGA